In Rhodococcus rhodochrous, a single genomic region encodes these proteins:
- a CDS encoding DUF1990 family protein, producing MSASGGSGREFTYAEVGASLRAFRGEAPLPSGYRHLRVESELGSGDTVFEVAAARLFSWDMHRGAGMRIPAGTPLAVPGVEVDLGFGLGPVRASARCRVIEIVDTADVRGFTYGTLPGHPASGEETFVVERTADGRVRGTVLAFSRPARWYTKLAGPVGHLLQQQIARRYLAALTA from the coding sequence ATGTCCGCGTCCGGCGGGTCCGGGCGTGAGTTCACCTATGCGGAGGTGGGAGCGAGCCTGCGTGCCTTCCGGGGCGAGGCACCGCTCCCCTCCGGTTATCGACACCTGAGGGTCGAGAGCGAACTGGGCAGCGGCGACACCGTGTTCGAAGTCGCCGCTGCCCGGTTGTTCTCGTGGGACATGCATCGCGGTGCGGGCATGCGGATCCCGGCCGGTACGCCCCTCGCAGTGCCCGGCGTCGAAGTGGATCTCGGCTTCGGTCTCGGACCGGTGCGCGCATCGGCGCGGTGCCGGGTGATCGAGATCGTCGACACCGCAGACGTCCGCGGGTTCACCTACGGCACGCTCCCGGGCCATCCCGCCAGCGGCGAGGAGACCTTCGTCGTCGAGCGGACCGCGGACGGACGGGTGCGGGGAACGGTGCTCGCGTTCTCCCGCCCCGCCCGCTGGTACACGAAGCTGGCCGGGCCCGTCGGGCACCTGCTCCAGCAACAGATCGCGCGACGTTATCTCGCGGCACTCACAGCTTGA
- a CDS encoding antibiotic biosynthesis monooxygenase family protein → MAVVKINAIEVPEGAGPELEKRFANRAHTVDNSPGFLGFQLLRPTAGENRYFVVTQWESEEDFAAWRDGDARAAHAGEAKKPVATGASLLEFEVVLDVKKS, encoded by the coding sequence ATGGCAGTCGTGAAGATCAACGCAATCGAAGTTCCCGAAGGCGCCGGCCCCGAGCTGGAGAAGCGATTCGCCAATCGGGCGCACACCGTCGACAACTCCCCCGGCTTCTTGGGCTTCCAGCTGCTCCGCCCCACCGCGGGCGAGAACCGGTACTTCGTGGTGACGCAGTGGGAGTCCGAGGAGGACTTCGCCGCGTGGCGCGACGGCGACGCACGTGCTGCCCACGCGGGTGAGGCGAAGAAGCCCGTCGCGACCGGCGCATCGCTGCTCGAGTTCGAGGTCGTCCTCGACGTCAAGAAGTCCTGA
- a CDS encoding OsmC family protein yields the protein MPTRTARTAWNGDLQKGSGQVELTSSGRGTFDVSFPKRSAENADGTTSPEELIAAAHSSCYAMQLSALIAEAGGTPQSLEVTADVSLGPDPAGGFRLTGIRLKVRGEVDGLDADGFVKAAEDAKAGCPVSKALTGVEISLDAALES from the coding sequence ATGCCCACTCGTACCGCACGGACCGCATGGAACGGGGATCTGCAGAAGGGCTCCGGTCAGGTGGAGCTCACCAGTTCGGGCCGTGGCACGTTCGACGTGTCGTTCCCGAAGCGTTCGGCGGAGAACGCGGACGGCACCACCAGCCCCGAGGAGCTCATCGCCGCCGCACATTCGTCGTGCTACGCGATGCAGTTGTCCGCGCTGATCGCGGAGGCGGGCGGCACGCCGCAGAGCCTCGAGGTCACCGCCGACGTCTCGCTGGGGCCCGACCCGGCGGGCGGATTCCGACTCACCGGAATCCGGTTGAAGGTGCGGGGCGAGGTCGACGGCCTCGACGCCGACGGCTTCGTCAAGGCCGCGGAGGACGCGAAGGCCGGATGCCCTGTGAGCAAGGCACTCACCGGCGTCGAGATCTCCCTGGACGCCGCGCTCGAGAGCTGA
- a CDS encoding DsbA family oxidoreductase — protein sequence MSMPDVLLPTAHIEIWSDIACPWCYIGKRRFAEALESFDDRDRIEVTWRSYQLSPDTPVGRRVPEVEALVAMKGMPAEQVRQMFAQVSDTAADVGLEIDFDNVVAANTFDAHRLAHLAGDKRDEVLEALFRAHFVDGEVVDDVDVLVKVAAEVGLDPESTRAALDGDDPAGEAAADAVAADLFDARRIGVQGVPFFVANRAVAVSGAQPVDVFRQFLRRAVDDVTVKL from the coding sequence ATGAGCATGCCTGACGTACTTCTCCCCACAGCCCACATCGAGATCTGGTCCGACATCGCCTGCCCCTGGTGCTACATCGGCAAGCGGCGCTTCGCGGAGGCCCTGGAGTCCTTCGACGACCGCGACCGGATCGAGGTCACCTGGAGGTCGTACCAGCTCTCGCCCGACACGCCGGTCGGGCGACGGGTCCCCGAGGTAGAGGCGCTCGTCGCGATGAAGGGGATGCCGGCCGAGCAGGTCAGGCAGATGTTCGCCCAGGTCTCGGACACCGCTGCCGACGTGGGACTCGAGATCGACTTCGACAACGTCGTCGCCGCCAACACCTTCGACGCACACCGGCTCGCGCATCTGGCAGGCGACAAGCGCGACGAGGTGCTCGAGGCGTTGTTCCGCGCGCATTTCGTCGATGGTGAGGTGGTCGACGACGTGGATGTCCTCGTGAAGGTCGCCGCCGAGGTCGGGCTCGATCCGGAGTCGACGCGCGCGGCGCTCGACGGCGACGATCCCGCCGGTGAAGCGGCGGCCGACGCCGTGGCCGCCGATCTCTTCGACGCGCGGCGCATCGGCGTGCAGGGGGTGCCGTTCTTCGTGGCCAACCGCGCCGTCGCGGTGTCCGGCGCGCAGCCGGTGGACGTCTTCCGTCAGTTCCTGCGCAGGGCCGTCGACGATGTGACGGTCAAGCTGTGA